A region of Vitis vinifera cultivar Pinot Noir 40024 chromosome 13, ASM3070453v1 DNA encodes the following proteins:
- the LOC132254972 gene encoding uncharacterized protein LOC132254972 isoform X2, whose translation MYIKPLIFLIFIAGLGQLMHGLVSYPQKLPGIKNIHDQKLRHAQAIKILGSICIELQNMKVDVLGFQVHQAVFQAVKRGNVEFDTEMIKSIPELAWSRDINGRNIFFIAILNRQEKIFNLLHGLTDAQKMKVISPLDRFGNSMLHLVAMLAPSEQLDGISGAALQKENYNGLRR comes from the exons ATGTATATCAAGCCcctaatatttctaatttttattgcAGGACTAGGTCAATTAATGCATGGGCTGGTTTCATATCCACAAAAACTTCCTG GAATCAAGAACATACATGATCAAAAGTTGAGGCATGCTCAAGCCATCAAAATTCTTGGGAGCATTTGTATTGAACTACAAAATATGAAAGTTGACGTCCTTGGTTTTCAAGTGCACCAAGCAGTCTTCCAGGCTGTCAAGCGAGGGAATGTTGAGTTTGACACTGAGATGATTAAGTCTATTCCTGAGTTAGCGTGGAGCCGTGATATTAATGgaagaaacatattttttattgctATTTTGAACCGTCAGGAAAAGATTTTCAACCTTTTACATGGGCTTACTGACGCACAGAAGATGAAAGTGATATCTCCTTTGGATAGGTTTGGAAATAGCATGCTACATTTGGTTGCGATGTTAGCACCATCGGAACAGCTTGATGGTATTTCAGGTGCCGCTCTGCAGAAAGAGAACTACAATGGTTTAAG GAGGTGA
- the LOC132254972 gene encoding uncharacterized protein LOC132254972 isoform X1, with protein sequence MYIKPLIFLIFIAGLGQLMHGLVSYPQKLPGIKNIHDQKLRHAQAIKILGSICIELQNMKVDVLGFQVHQAVFQAVKRGNVEFDTEMIKSIPELAWSRDINGRNIFFIAILNRQEKIFNLLHGLTDAQKMKVISPLDRFGNSMLHLVAMLAPSEQLDGISGAALQKENYNGLRSASFHLHLS encoded by the exons ATGTATATCAAGCCcctaatatttctaatttttattgcAGGACTAGGTCAATTAATGCATGGGCTGGTTTCATATCCACAAAAACTTCCTG GAATCAAGAACATACATGATCAAAAGTTGAGGCATGCTCAAGCCATCAAAATTCTTGGGAGCATTTGTATTGAACTACAAAATATGAAAGTTGACGTCCTTGGTTTTCAAGTGCACCAAGCAGTCTTCCAGGCTGTCAAGCGAGGGAATGTTGAGTTTGACACTGAGATGATTAAGTCTATTCCTGAGTTAGCGTGGAGCCGTGATATTAATGgaagaaacatattttttattgctATTTTGAACCGTCAGGAAAAGATTTTCAACCTTTTACATGGGCTTACTGACGCACAGAAGATGAAAGTGATATCTCCTTTGGATAGGTTTGGAAATAGCATGCTACATTTGGTTGCGATGTTAGCACCATCGGAACAGCTTGATGGTATTTCAGGTGCCGCTCTGCAGAAAGAGAACTACAATGGTTTAAGGTCAGCTTCTTTTCACCTACACCTCTCATAA